TAAAAGGCGCGACAGCGGCTGCATGGCGATCCGTATGGCCAAAGCGGCCATGGGTAACGTTGCCCGCCCCCATTTCCCAGCTTGGCCGAAAGCCGTCATGAAGGTCAGTCGAAGCTCGCCAGCAGCCTGTCGATCTCGGCCTGATCTGCGGCGCCGGATGGAAGCTGCGGGCCGTTCAACAAATCCTCGTCGGAGACGATCGCTTTTTCCTGGCGGGCCTGGGGCTCGATCTCGCCACCAAAGGCCTTGACCAGGCTTTCGACCCGGGATTCGATTTCCTTGAGCATGCGCACCACCTTGGTGATGCGCTGGCCGGTGATGTCTTGGAAGGTGCAAGCCTCGAAAATACGAGTGGTGATCTCGGTCAACCGCTCGGCCACCTCGGCGTCCATCATCGGCGCCAAACCTTCCAGATGTTCGGCGGAATCCATGATCTCGTTGGTGGCCG
This is a stretch of genomic DNA from Magnetospirillum gryphiswaldense MSR-1 v2. It encodes these proteins:
- a CDS encoding protein phosphatase CheZ codes for the protein MAAKGVDRDLELRLDAIRREHGDTVGVEKIAEVVRAMLDTMTGDLDGSDLKLFREVESLADYIHAAKAEIAALRPGEIKNEFIASATDELDAIVGATEAATNEIMDSAEHLEGLAPMMDAEVAERLTEITTRIFEACTFQDITGQRITKVVRMLKEIESRVESLVKAFGGEIEPQARQEKAIVSDEDLLNGPQLPSGAADQAEIDRLLASFD